In the genome of Streptomyces sp. NBC_00190, one region contains:
- a CDS encoding DNRLRE domain-containing protein, with the protein MRRSRGLAAALALSLATTGAGMGLGLVQQAAAITPPVAFTADALSTWQPNGVVWALAEAGGQVFVGGTFSAVRPPAGGAGSEQPVANFVALDAATGAPTSCELSFTVGGGTATVRALTLSPDKKTLYAGGYFGAVNGTPVSSLAAIDVASCTVKPAFRPAFAATVRALAVTDDTVYAGGDFLSVAGQQRERFAAVDAADGTLRPFTANADEPGRAVEVTPDGNSVVLGGDFFTVNGTNTHALAVVNATSGALTRSYPGFIETNSVVKDIATDANGFYTANEGTGGGVFDGRIALGLGDFNQRWRDTCLGATQAVLPYQNVLYSASHAHDCSSVGEFPDGQRHHLLAQPTSGTGKLGWAPDTNDGIGEGIRPRVMTVGSKGGVQYLWVGGEFTTVNGAAQQSLTRFASTGDTGAPTVPVASAVSFKPGQAQVRWRTSLDLDDSALTYKIYRNGAATPIATVTADSLFFRRPQASWTDTTVTPGQSYTYRVTATDAAGNASALSGTASVTVPTSVDGYPNQVRADGAQQYWRYDESALPFVADSSDGGNQSGVHLNAPALRQTPGAVSGASTAIGFNGTDTQVYGDKRQTVGSTYTIETWFKTNTTRGGKLFGFGNNQSRGSNQYDKHIYMTNDGRLVYGVYTGATRTVTTSAAYNDDKWHHVVATQGPGGMTLYVDGAQKGTLNVTTHENFSGYWHAGGDSLGGWPDRPTSEYWAGRLDETAVYPTVLSAAQVQNHYALATAPADSVVQVAAAEDTYANAGAPDTNYGTSSSLAVRGTSFYASYLRFDLPAAPAGTVLKSATLSVKTSTMSGAGTTDTVSVVPVAGPWTEGGTTYNNRPGLGGPALGAFAGVPDGSAVNTTALNTQAVAAALGTGYGLALSSAGADALWLWSSEAQANEGTPQLTLTFGAP; encoded by the coding sequence ATGCGTAGATCCAGAGGGTTGGCGGCCGCTCTCGCCCTGTCCCTGGCCACAACCGGCGCAGGGATGGGCCTCGGCCTCGTCCAGCAGGCGGCGGCGATCACCCCGCCCGTCGCGTTCACCGCCGACGCGCTGTCGACCTGGCAGCCCAACGGCGTGGTCTGGGCCCTCGCCGAGGCGGGCGGCCAGGTCTTCGTCGGCGGCACCTTCTCCGCCGTACGCCCGCCCGCGGGCGGCGCCGGCAGCGAGCAGCCGGTGGCGAACTTCGTGGCGCTCGACGCCGCGACCGGCGCCCCGACCTCCTGCGAGCTGTCCTTCACGGTCGGCGGCGGCACCGCCACCGTCCGAGCGCTCACCCTCTCGCCCGACAAGAAGACCCTGTACGCGGGCGGCTACTTCGGTGCCGTCAACGGCACCCCCGTCTCCAGTCTCGCGGCCATCGACGTGGCGAGCTGCACGGTGAAGCCCGCGTTCCGGCCCGCCTTCGCGGCCACCGTACGGGCCCTCGCCGTCACCGACGACACCGTCTACGCGGGCGGCGACTTCCTCAGCGTCGCCGGCCAGCAGCGCGAGCGCTTCGCAGCGGTCGACGCGGCCGACGGGACGCTCAGGCCCTTCACCGCCAACGCGGACGAGCCCGGCCGCGCCGTGGAGGTCACCCCGGACGGCAACAGTGTGGTGCTCGGCGGCGACTTCTTCACCGTCAACGGTACGAACACGCACGCGCTGGCCGTCGTGAACGCGACGAGCGGCGCGCTCACCAGGTCCTATCCCGGCTTCATCGAGACCAACTCGGTCGTCAAGGACATCGCGACCGACGCGAACGGCTTCTACACCGCCAACGAGGGCACGGGCGGCGGTGTCTTCGACGGCCGGATCGCGCTGGGCCTCGGCGACTTCAACCAGCGCTGGCGCGACACGTGCCTGGGCGCCACGCAGGCCGTACTGCCGTACCAGAACGTGCTCTACAGCGCCTCGCACGCGCACGACTGCTCCAGCGTCGGCGAGTTCCCCGACGGCCAGCGCCACCACCTGCTCGCCCAGCCCACCAGCGGCACCGGCAAGCTGGGCTGGGCCCCCGACACCAACGACGGCATCGGCGAGGGCATCCGCCCGCGCGTGATGACGGTCGGCTCCAAGGGCGGCGTCCAGTACCTGTGGGTCGGCGGCGAGTTCACCACCGTCAACGGCGCGGCGCAGCAGAGCCTGACGCGCTTCGCCTCCACCGGGGACACCGGCGCGCCCACCGTGCCCGTCGCGAGCGCGGTCAGCTTCAAGCCCGGCCAGGCGCAGGTGCGCTGGCGCACCAGCCTCGACCTCGACGACAGCGCGCTCACCTACAAGATCTACCGCAACGGGGCGGCCACGCCGATCGCCACGGTCACCGCGGACTCGCTGTTCTTCCGGCGCCCGCAGGCCTCCTGGACCGACACCACCGTCACGCCCGGCCAGTCGTACACCTACCGCGTGACGGCGACCGACGCGGCGGGCAACGCCAGCGCCCTGTCGGGCACCGCGAGCGTGACGGTCCCGACCTCGGTGGACGGCTACCCGAACCAGGTCCGCGCCGACGGGGCCCAGCAGTACTGGCGCTACGACGAGTCCGCCCTGCCCTTCGTCGCCGACTCCTCGGACGGCGGCAACCAGAGCGGTGTGCACCTGAACGCCCCCGCCCTGCGCCAGACGCCCGGCGCGGTCTCCGGCGCGAGCACGGCGATCGGCTTCAACGGCACGGACACCCAGGTGTACGGGGACAAGCGCCAGACGGTGGGCAGCACCTACACCATCGAGACCTGGTTCAAGACGAACACCACCCGCGGCGGCAAGCTCTTCGGCTTCGGGAACAACCAGTCCCGCGGCAGCAATCAGTACGACAAGCACATCTACATGACCAATGACGGCCGGCTGGTCTACGGCGTCTACACCGGCGCGACCCGCACCGTCACCACCAGCGCCGCGTACAACGACGACAAGTGGCACCACGTCGTCGCCACCCAGGGCCCCGGCGGGATGACCCTCTACGTGGACGGCGCGCAGAAGGGCACCCTGAACGTCACCACGCACGAGAACTTCTCGGGCTACTGGCATGCCGGCGGCGACAGCCTCGGCGGCTGGCCGGACCGCCCGACCAGCGAGTACTGGGCGGGCCGGCTCGACGAGACCGCCGTCTACCCGACCGTCCTGAGCGCGGCGCAGGTGCAGAACCACTACGCCCTCGCCACCGCCCCGGCCGACTCGGTGGTGCAGGTGGCCGCCGCGGAGGACACCTACGCCAACGCGGGCGCGCCCGACACCAACTACGGCACGTCGAGCTCGCTCGCCGTGCGCGGCACCTCGTTCTACGCGAGCTACCTCCGTTTCGACCTGCCCGCCGCGCCCGCGGGCACGGTGCTGAAGTCGGCCACCCTCAGCGTGAAGACGAGCACGATGAGCGGCGCCGGTACGACGGACACCGTCTCGGTCGTCCCGGTCGCCGGGCCGTGGACCGAGGGCGGGACGACGTACAACAACCGCCCCGGCCTGGGCGGTCCGGCACTCGGCGCGTTCGCGGGGGTCCCGGACGGCTCCGCGGTGAACACCACGGCGCTGAACACCCAGGCCGTCGCCGCGGCCCTCGGCACCGGATACGGCCTGGCCCTGAGCAGCGCCGGTGCGGACGCGCTGTGGCTGTGGTCCTCGGAGGCGCAGGCCAACGAGGGCACACCGCAGCTGACGCTGACCTTCGGCGCGCCGTGA
- a CDS encoding bifunctional glycosyltransferase/CDP-glycerol:glycerophosphate glycerophosphotransferase: MPPRLSIVVPVYNVELYLDECLESIAAQTFGDFEAILVDDGSTDTSAVIAKAFAARDKRFRVVMQENAGLGAARNVGARHAHKDSEYLAFVDSDDTMPDYAYQRMIDALDETGSDFAAGNVKRFRSVGMQQSWGHRAAFAKTQLKTHISKFPALVTDRTAWNKVYRRTFWDEHGFQYPEGILYEDAPVSIPSHYFASSVDILSDCVYHWRVRETGERSITQRSTDPVSLIDRVTSVRLVRESLKAKQGAKYTRYLRDYDYNVLSEELPLIYKYVGEGGADFRAAFVKEVGGLVREIGTGPWSDLTVADRLKAFLASEGRVEDFIALQDHQRDYQYSVPVKGIARPQADYPFLQGRPPVPAKILTLGPRERRVVSRVEQAAWADGKLLLRGYAVPGHLGAESRLGSRKMLVFREGGKRRRSVVSARTVASPMATVNAHHLALRHADWAGFTAVVDPSVFQSGGTWREGIWTTSIAVTGAGGLHRARLKGGENDTGQNPPAHWVAPDVRIVPAVSGSLTIQVEIVRARALEVRPDGDDAALISGELSAQIDGAATLQAVHVSTGTILTFPLETASAAGVGRIPFTARVPLAELAAVPDAPCEPGEWTPEPWSLSVLGADGTEHRLAHDERGGFNGLVLPLPGEDADRVLFAKRGNTGHLTLSVQPSPPLIDTVETKDGTVTLKGRFTAPTDEPYELVLHNAHGVEFSYPVTRDGNGFETTFEPVLPEPYAGRTTIPEGRWWPTLRPAAQGGTTAGLLGVDRGAPVQMGPGLLFAGPHPLTTHGRRMRVETRFYDRMVLVADPLLSPHDRSRYSQRVARFETYPAQRALPVKDVVIYDTFQGNGAGDSPRAIHEELVRRGEKLEHIWLVRDGRAEVPATARAVQHGSLECWELLARARYYVTNDTVPAHFERRAGQVVVQTWHGTPIKQIGHDFVHDYYTSPEILEGLAHDSAQWTLLASPSSYATPLLKRALGYDGEVIEAGSPRTDALVRPDAERIAEVRRRLGLPEGKKVVLYMPTWRENCEGWSGGYKLDLRIDLEQARRELGEDHVLLVRGHHHVGEQVREGVRDGFVVDVSRWPDAADLLLVADVLISDYSSAIFDFALTDRPILLFTYDLEHYKGTLRGFNFDLEEKAPGPLLADSASLIEAVRNADTVGEQYAQARAAFRDEFCDLDDGRATERVVDRMLSMGAQPAK, encoded by the coding sequence ATGCCCCCGCGCCTGAGCATCGTCGTCCCCGTCTACAACGTCGAGCTCTACCTCGACGAGTGCCTGGAATCCATCGCCGCTCAGACCTTCGGCGACTTCGAGGCCATCCTCGTGGACGACGGGTCCACGGACACCAGCGCCGTCATCGCCAAGGCCTTCGCCGCGCGGGACAAGCGCTTCCGGGTCGTGATGCAGGAGAACGCCGGCCTCGGCGCCGCCCGCAACGTCGGTGCCCGGCACGCCCACAAGGACAGCGAGTACCTGGCCTTCGTCGACAGCGACGACACCATGCCGGACTACGCCTACCAGCGGATGATCGACGCCCTCGACGAGACGGGCTCGGACTTCGCGGCCGGCAACGTGAAGCGCTTCCGCTCCGTCGGCATGCAGCAGTCCTGGGGCCACCGGGCGGCCTTCGCCAAGACCCAGCTGAAGACCCACATCTCCAAGTTCCCGGCGCTGGTCACCGACCGCACCGCGTGGAACAAGGTCTACCGGCGCACCTTCTGGGACGAGCACGGCTTCCAGTACCCGGAGGGCATCCTCTACGAGGACGCCCCGGTCAGCATCCCCTCGCACTACTTCGCCTCCAGCGTCGACATCCTCAGTGACTGCGTCTACCACTGGCGCGTCCGCGAGACCGGCGAGCGCTCCATCACCCAGCGCTCCACCGACCCGGTCTCGCTCATCGACCGCGTGACGTCCGTCCGCCTGGTCCGCGAGTCCCTCAAGGCCAAGCAGGGCGCCAAGTACACCCGCTACCTGCGCGACTACGACTACAACGTACTGAGCGAGGAACTCCCGCTCATCTACAAGTACGTCGGTGAAGGCGGCGCCGACTTCCGCGCCGCGTTCGTCAAGGAGGTCGGCGGCCTCGTCCGGGAGATCGGCACCGGCCCCTGGTCCGACCTGACCGTCGCCGACCGCCTCAAGGCGTTCCTGGCGAGCGAAGGCCGCGTCGAGGACTTCATCGCCCTCCAGGATCACCAGCGCGACTACCAGTACAGCGTGCCCGTCAAGGGCATCGCACGCCCGCAGGCGGACTACCCCTTCCTGCAGGGCCGCCCGCCGGTCCCCGCCAAGATCCTCACCCTCGGCCCGCGCGAGCGCCGCGTCGTCAGCCGCGTGGAGCAGGCTGCCTGGGCCGACGGCAAGCTGCTCCTGCGCGGCTACGCCGTGCCCGGCCACCTCGGCGCGGAGAGCCGCCTCGGCTCCCGCAAGATGCTGGTGTTCCGCGAGGGCGGCAAGCGCCGCCGCTCGGTCGTCAGCGCCCGTACGGTCGCCTCCCCGATGGCCACCGTGAACGCCCACCACCTCGCCCTGAGGCACGCCGACTGGGCCGGCTTCACCGCCGTCGTCGACCCCTCGGTCTTCCAGTCGGGCGGCACCTGGCGCGAAGGGATATGGACCACCTCCATCGCCGTCACCGGAGCCGGCGGCCTGCACCGCGCCCGCCTCAAGGGCGGCGAGAACGACACCGGCCAGAACCCGCCCGCGCACTGGGTGGCCCCGGACGTCCGGATCGTTCCGGCCGTCTCCGGCTCCCTCACCATCCAGGTGGAGATCGTCCGCGCCCGCGCCCTGGAGGTACGACCCGACGGCGACGACGCCGCCCTGATCAGCGGCGAGCTCTCCGCCCAGATCGACGGCGCCGCCACCCTGCAGGCCGTGCACGTCAGCACCGGCACCATCCTCACCTTCCCGCTGGAGACCGCCTCCGCGGCCGGCGTCGGCCGGATCCCGTTCACCGCCCGTGTACCGCTGGCCGAGCTGGCCGCCGTACCGGACGCCCCGTGCGAGCCCGGCGAGTGGACCCCGGAGCCGTGGAGCCTGTCCGTGCTCGGCGCCGACGGCACCGAGCACCGCCTGGCCCACGACGAGCGCGGCGGTTTCAACGGTCTCGTCCTTCCCCTGCCCGGCGAGGACGCGGACCGCGTCCTGTTCGCCAAGCGCGGCAACACCGGACACCTGACGCTCTCCGTGCAGCCCTCGCCGCCTCTGATCGACACCGTCGAGACCAAGGACGGCACCGTCACCCTGAAGGGCCGGTTCACCGCACCTACCGACGAGCCCTACGAGCTCGTCCTGCACAACGCGCACGGCGTGGAGTTCAGCTACCCCGTCACCCGTGACGGCAACGGCTTCGAGACCACCTTCGAGCCCGTGCTCCCCGAGCCGTACGCCGGCCGCACCACGATCCCCGAGGGCCGCTGGTGGCCCACGCTGCGCCCGGCCGCCCAGGGCGGAACCACCGCGGGCCTCCTCGGCGTCGACCGCGGCGCTCCCGTGCAGATGGGCCCCGGCCTGCTCTTCGCCGGTCCGCACCCCCTCACCACGCACGGCCGCCGGATGCGGGTCGAGACCCGCTTCTACGACCGCATGGTGCTGGTCGCCGACCCGCTGCTCAGCCCGCACGACCGCTCCCGCTACTCCCAGCGCGTGGCCCGTTTCGAGACCTACCCGGCGCAGCGCGCCCTGCCGGTCAAGGACGTCGTCATCTACGACACCTTCCAGGGCAACGGCGCCGGCGACTCCCCCCGCGCCATCCACGAGGAACTGGTGCGCCGCGGCGAGAAGCTGGAGCACATCTGGCTGGTCCGCGACGGCCGCGCCGAGGTGCCGGCGACCGCACGCGCCGTGCAGCACGGCAGCCTGGAGTGCTGGGAACTGCTGGCCCGCGCCCGTTACTACGTCACCAACGACACCGTGCCGGCGCACTTCGAGCGCCGCGCCGGTCAGGTCGTCGTCCAGACCTGGCACGGCACGCCGATCAAGCAGATCGGCCACGACTTCGTGCACGACTACTACACGAGCCCGGAGATCCTGGAGGGGCTGGCGCACGACAGTGCCCAGTGGACCCTGCTCGCCTCCCCGAGCTCGTACGCGACGCCCCTCCTCAAGCGCGCCCTCGGCTACGACGGCGAGGTCATCGAGGCCGGCAGCCCGCGCACGGACGCACTCGTGCGGCCCGACGCCGAGCGGATCGCCGAGGTCCGGCGGCGGCTCGGCCTGCCCGAGGGCAAGAAGGTCGTCCTCTACATGCCCACGTGGCGCGAGAACTGCGAGGGCTGGTCCGGCGGCTACAAGCTCGACCTGCGGATCGACCTGGAGCAGGCGCGCCGTGAGCTGGGCGAGGACCACGTCCTGCTGGTCCGCGGCCACCACCACGTGGGCGAGCAGGTCCGCGAGGGCGTCCGCGACGGCTTCGTCGTCGACGTCTCCCGCTGGCCCGACGCCGCCGACCTGCTGCTCGTCGCCGACGTGCTGATCTCGGACTACTCCTCCGCGATCTTCGACTTCGCGCTCACCGACCGGCCGATCCTGCTCTTCACGTACGACCTGGAGCACTACAAGGGCACGCTGCGCGGCTTCAACTTCGACCTGGAGGAGAAGGCGCCCGGCCCGCTGCTGGCGGACTCGGCGAGCCTGATCGAGGCCGTACGCAACGCCGACACCGTCGGCGAGCAGTACGCGCAGGCGCGGGCGGCGTTCCGCGACGAGTTCTGCGACCTGGACGACGGCCGCGCCACCGAGCGTGTCGTCGACCGCATGCTCTCGATGGGCGCGCAGCCCGCGAAGTAG
- a CDS encoding Crp/Fnr family transcriptional regulator translates to MSTPSPVRMAAVLSAEHRGRLMAQAREVNFPEGARIFAEGSVAESFWIVRSGTVTLQIPVPGGRRPTPVENLGPGELVGWSWLFPPYVWQLSAEAMTPVRAYEFDGTRVRLLMDADPAFGSAIGHWVGRVLAIRLQQTRTRLLDLYAPRASAR, encoded by the coding sequence GTGAGCACACCTTCCCCCGTCCGGATGGCTGCCGTGCTGTCCGCCGAGCATCGTGGCCGACTGATGGCCCAGGCCCGCGAGGTCAATTTCCCCGAAGGCGCCCGGATCTTCGCCGAAGGCTCCGTGGCGGAGTCCTTCTGGATCGTGCGCTCCGGCACGGTGACCCTGCAGATCCCCGTGCCCGGCGGCCGCAGGCCCACGCCCGTGGAGAACCTCGGCCCCGGTGAGCTGGTGGGCTGGTCGTGGCTGTTCCCGCCGTACGTGTGGCAGCTGAGCGCCGAGGCGATGACGCCGGTGCGGGCGTACGAGTTCGACGGCACGCGCGTGCGGCTGCTCATGGACGCCGACCCCGCCTTCGGATCCGCGATCGGCCACTGGGTCGGGCGCGTCCTCGCCATTCGGCTGCAGCAGACCCGCACCCGTCTCCTCGACCTCTACGCCCCGCGCGCCTCGGCGCGCTAG
- a CDS encoding subtilase-type protease inhibitor yields MRSITRGLGLGSAAMALTALTALAWPGTAGAAPSGAESLYAPSALVLGVTAGDDAATGTVLRAVTLVCAPTPGGTHPNPAGACAELRANAARLDVLAAPGPDTACTREWNPMTVTADGVWQGRRLNYDHTFGNPCGLRSANGVLFGF; encoded by the coding sequence ATGCGGTCCATCACCAGGGGTCTCGGGCTCGGTTCCGCCGCCATGGCGCTCACCGCGCTCACTGCGCTGGCCTGGCCGGGGACGGCCGGAGCCGCTCCTTCCGGCGCGGAAAGCCTCTACGCCCCGTCCGCGCTCGTGCTCGGGGTGACCGCCGGAGACGACGCCGCGACCGGTACCGTACTGCGCGCGGTGACGCTGGTCTGCGCGCCGACGCCGGGCGGGACGCACCCGAACCCGGCCGGCGCGTGCGCCGAATTACGTGCGAACGCGGCACGGCTCGACGTCCTCGCGGCGCCCGGGCCCGACACGGCGTGTACCAGGGAGTGGAACCCCATGACGGTCACGGCCGACGGGGTGTGGCAGGGCCGTCGGCTGAACTACGACCACACCTTCGGCAACCCGTGCGGTCTGCGCAGCGCCAACGGCGTCCTGTTCGGCTTCTGA
- a CDS encoding SIR2 family NAD-dependent protein deacylase — translation MGKPLVAVFSGAGMSTDSGIPDYRGPQGLWRREPDAEKLVTYAYYMADPEIRRRSWLMRAELGALGARPNAAHLAVAELERGGTPVRVITQNVDGLHQLAGMPARKVFELHGTARSVVCTACHVRSDMDEALARVAAGEPDPACRRCGGILKAATVMFGERLDPQVLGQAMAVAKGCQVFIAVGSTLQVQPAASLAGMAAEAGARLIIVNAEETPYDPLADEVVREPIGTALPALLARISASREAV, via the coding sequence ATGGGGAAACCGCTCGTCGCAGTGTTCAGTGGGGCCGGGATGTCCACCGATTCCGGGATTCCGGACTACCGGGGGCCGCAAGGTCTGTGGCGGCGTGAGCCCGACGCCGAGAAGCTCGTGACCTACGCGTACTACATGGCCGATCCGGAGATCCGGCGCCGGTCCTGGCTGATGCGAGCCGAGCTCGGCGCACTCGGGGCGCGGCCCAACGCCGCGCACCTGGCCGTGGCGGAGCTGGAGCGCGGCGGCACCCCGGTGCGGGTGATCACACAGAACGTGGACGGGCTCCACCAGCTCGCCGGGATGCCCGCACGCAAGGTGTTCGAGCTGCACGGCACCGCCCGGTCGGTGGTGTGCACCGCCTGCCATGTCCGGTCGGACATGGACGAGGCGCTGGCCCGGGTCGCCGCCGGGGAGCCGGATCCCGCCTGCCGGCGGTGCGGCGGGATCCTCAAGGCGGCGACCGTGATGTTCGGCGAACGGCTCGACCCGCAGGTGCTGGGGCAGGCGATGGCGGTGGCCAAGGGGTGCCAGGTCTTCATCGCCGTCGGGTCGACGCTCCAGGTGCAGCCCGCCGCCTCCCTGGCCGGGATGGCGGCGGAGGCCGGAGCCCGGCTGATCATCGTGAACGCCGAAGAGACCCCGTACGACCCGCTCGCCGACGAGGTGGTCCGTGAGCCGATCGGGACCGCCCTGCCCGCGCTCCTGGCCCGGATCTCCGCCAGCCGGGAAGCGGTCTAG
- a CDS encoding DUF3224 domain-containing protein, whose protein sequence is MPTPVETGGRFTFADWQESPVGPAEATPRLAHAEVTNSFSGGVEAARTTCAYTIAYTGEKVGTYAGMELLSGSVDGRKGTFVLEERGSFDAAGTVCRFEVVPGSGTGDLAGLTGSGGFTFRYGDTSVEYTFTYGIA, encoded by the coding sequence ATGCCCACGCCCGTAGAGACCGGCGGCCGTTTCACCTTCGCCGACTGGCAGGAGAGTCCCGTCGGCCCCGCGGAGGCCACCCCGCGCCTCGCCCACGCCGAGGTCACCAACTCCTTCAGCGGCGGGGTCGAGGCGGCCCGCACCACCTGCGCCTACACGATCGCGTACACCGGGGAGAAGGTCGGCACGTACGCCGGCATGGAACTGCTCTCCGGCAGCGTCGACGGCCGCAAGGGCACCTTCGTCCTGGAGGAGCGCGGCAGCTTCGACGCGGCCGGCACCGTCTGCCGCTTCGAGGTCGTACCGGGTTCCGGCACCGGCGATCTCGCCGGACTGACGGGCTCCGGAGGGTTCACCTTCCGGTACGGCGACACGTCCGTGGAGTACACCTTCACGTACGGCATCGCCTGA
- a CDS encoding GNAT family N-acetyltransferase, whose amino-acid sequence MTGFEITGASAADMEMIRGWADAEGWNPGDTDRFAFAVADPEGFLVGRLDGEPVACVSAVRYGEGFGFIGFYIARPAFRGQGYGIRLWHAAMERLDGRLIGLDGVVEQQDNYRKSGFRHAWNNVRHEGVPQGAGEGAGEGAGVDVVDAAALPFGQLAAYDRRFFPEARDAFLSAWTALPGRTALAAVRGGRIEGIGVIRPCSGAFRIGPLYAATPGVAATLLRRLAEHAPGGLVSVDVPDANPEGIALFEGLGLVPTFETARMYTGPAPEVELAGIYGVTSLELG is encoded by the coding sequence ATGACGGGATTCGAGATCACCGGCGCGAGCGCCGCCGACATGGAGATGATCCGCGGCTGGGCGGACGCGGAGGGCTGGAACCCGGGAGACACCGACCGGTTCGCCTTCGCGGTCGCCGACCCGGAGGGCTTCCTCGTCGGCCGGCTCGACGGCGAGCCGGTGGCCTGCGTCTCAGCGGTCCGCTACGGCGAGGGCTTCGGATTCATCGGCTTCTACATCGCCCGGCCCGCCTTTCGCGGGCAGGGGTACGGCATCAGGCTCTGGCATGCCGCGATGGAGCGGCTGGACGGGCGGCTCATCGGGCTGGACGGGGTCGTCGAGCAGCAGGACAACTACCGTAAGTCCGGTTTCCGTCATGCCTGGAACAACGTCCGCCACGAAGGTGTCCCGCAGGGTGCTGGTGAGGGCGCCGGTGAGGGCGCCGGGGTCGACGTGGTCGACGCGGCCGCGCTGCCCTTCGGGCAACTCGCGGCCTACGACCGCCGGTTCTTCCCCGAAGCGCGCGACGCCTTCCTCTCCGCCTGGACCGCTCTGCCGGGCCGGACGGCGCTGGCCGCCGTCCGGGGCGGCCGGATCGAGGGGATCGGCGTCATCCGGCCGTGCAGCGGAGCCTTCCGTATCGGCCCCCTCTACGCGGCCACCCCCGGCGTCGCCGCCACCTTGCTGCGGCGGCTCGCCGAGCACGCGCCGGGCGGTCTGGTCTCCGTGGACGTGCCGGACGCGAACCCGGAAGGCATCGCCCTCTTCGAGGGCCTCGGGCTGGTCCCCACCTTCGAGACCGCAAGGATGTACACCGGCCCGGCCCCCGAGGTGGAACTGGCCGGGATCTACGGGGTCACCAGCCTCGAACTGGGCTGA
- a CDS encoding VOC family protein has protein sequence MSGNGFTTCLWFDGDAEAAADYYVSVFKGGKIGRTSRYTEAGPGTPGAVMVVEFEINGQKFVGLNGGPQFPFTEAISFQIHCADEAEADYYYDELTKEGGQESACGWVKDKFGVSWQVIPPGAIEVIGDPDPERAARATAAMMKMKKLDVAELRRAADGFSG, from the coding sequence ATGAGCGGCAACGGTTTCACCACGTGTCTGTGGTTCGACGGCGACGCGGAAGCGGCCGCGGACTACTACGTGTCCGTCTTCAAGGGCGGCAAGATCGGCCGGACCAGCCGCTACACGGAAGCGGGCCCCGGGACGCCGGGCGCGGTGATGGTCGTCGAGTTCGAGATCAACGGGCAGAAGTTCGTCGGTCTCAACGGCGGACCGCAGTTCCCCTTCACGGAGGCGATCTCCTTCCAGATCCACTGCGCCGATGAGGCCGAGGCGGACTACTACTACGACGAGCTGACCAAGGAGGGCGGACAGGAGTCCGCCTGCGGCTGGGTCAAGGACAAGTTCGGGGTGTCCTGGCAGGTCATCCCGCCGGGCGCCATCGAGGTGATCGGCGATCCGGACCCGGAGCGGGCCGCCCGCGCCACCGCCGCCATGATGAAGATGAAGAAGCTGGACGTGGCGGAGCTGCGCCGGGCGGCCGACGGGTTCTCGGGCTAG
- a CDS encoding roadblock/LC7 domain-containing protein, translating into MSTVPPEAEAEILAELRRLRARVPQLTGALAASADGLVLAQDSAASEAETVAALTAAALGVAQRLSDSTGQGGFRELLVRGEYGYVATYAAGEAAVLTLTAEPRVNVGRLHLEARRSSVRVGELIDRTLGRRGSGVPPLPPLPPAPPT; encoded by the coding sequence ATGAGCACGGTGCCTCCCGAGGCGGAGGCCGAGATACTCGCGGAGCTCCGCAGGCTGCGGGCCCGCGTGCCCCAGCTCACCGGCGCCCTCGCCGCGAGCGCCGACGGCCTCGTACTCGCCCAGGACAGCGCCGCCTCCGAGGCGGAGACCGTCGCGGCACTGACCGCGGCCGCCCTCGGTGTCGCCCAGCGCCTGAGCGACAGCACCGGCCAGGGCGGATTCCGCGAGCTTCTCGTGCGCGGTGAGTACGGCTACGTGGCCACCTACGCGGCGGGCGAGGCGGCCGTCCTGACCCTGACGGCGGAGCCGCGCGTCAATGTCGGCCGGCTCCACCTGGAGGCCCGGCGCTCCAGCGTGCGCGTGGGCGAGCTCATCGACCGCACCCTCGGGCGGCGGGGCTCCGGCGTTCCGCCCCTTCCCCCGCTGCCGCCCGCTCCGCCCACCTGA